A region of Oxyura jamaicensis isolate SHBP4307 breed ruddy duck chromosome 5, BPBGC_Ojam_1.0, whole genome shotgun sequence DNA encodes the following proteins:
- the LOC118167330 gene encoding LOW QUALITY PROTEIN: scavenger receptor cysteine-rich type 1 protein M130-like (The sequence of the model RefSeq protein was modified relative to this genomic sequence to represent the inferred CDS: deleted 1 base in 1 codon), translated as MVPARALGLLLCVQLCGGSGELRLVDGGGRCAGRVEVKHEGEWGSVCSYDFDWDHRGAGVVCRQLGCGAVARASPYAPFGQGKGRIWLHPFCRGGEATLQECLHFGWGQHFCSHEWDVGVTCTEALELRLVAGRGPCEGRVEVKLRGHWGTVADDSWDMEDAEVVCQQMGCGSAASAYHSSESSQTDGLVSLAVVDCDGNEKALWDCKIQGWGPYIRPTNYKRAVVCQGFSRLTGGAGACSGRLEVRQGRAWATVCHGHVDLKAAQVVCRELGCGTAVAVPSAGHFGAATGPLWDSAFECNGSEPLLAKCARRPSNNQSCAGPASVVCSPYTGFRLADGGSGCAGRVEVEAQGTWGPLCATAWDLPDAHVLCRHLGCGPAASLPPGGHFGTGTATGPLQREALSCSGSERHPGECPVAVLGEPACPPGHAAAVNCSGAAEPLRLLDGESRCDGRLDVATRPGAWASVSAGPWDDRAASVACRQLGCGVPEKVYAVPAASWGPVELQELRCAGTEERLAQCNASGPAAAPSHSPTEAAVACSGSRRLRLAGGPGRCAGRVEVYTEGTWGSVCQDAWDLPDADVVCRQLGCGRAREAPGSERFGPGVGTLWPGAGGCSGTEAALWDCPAPARRGCRRGGGAAAVCSGLLRLAGGQQQLQRAPGGAARGDVGPRVRQRHQPRHSCRCLPPAGLWHRGEAGGRPRRGLGPRLAGLGAMPGGGPPRSGAAPRRPGTCSPAAPPGSPTSPVMRTPRRRAGPPPLQVPAGVTSSVAPLTAVSGSVPVPTVLCVLLGTLLGLALAALAVQAHRARVQRRDPIRAKDAGSEVVYEELDYSLMPEYQEVPSHTGSLSKGSGMKLQDENWDSNEEEESKPGAAPALPAQPGHGPPGWLRRCCGRARGAPPLPTAGTPQSSPTGTRAMTTLTSAPWGQRREEALGTRLQEGLRPQGGVALPMGGHPSLPSPQHAAETAPSARPHPWPNVTPGSL; from the exons ATGGTGCCTGCCAGGGCActggggctgctcctctgcGTGCAGCTCTGCGGGG GCAGCGGGGAGCTGCGGCTGGTGGATGGCGGCGGGCGCTGCGCCGGCCGGGTGGAGGTGAAGCACGAGGGCGAGTGGGGCTCCGTCTGCAGCTACGACTTCGACTGGGACCACCGGGGCGCCGGCGTGGTGTGCCGGCAGCTGGGCTGCGGCGCCGTGGCCCGGGCGTCCCCGTACGCCCCGTTTGGGCAGGGCAAGGGACGCATCTGGCTGCACCCATTCTGTCGAGGTGGAGAAGCCACCTTGCAAGAGTGCCTCCACTTCGGCTGGGGCCAACACTTCTGCAGTCATGAGTGGGACGTGGGGGTGACCTGCACAG AGGCTCTGGAGCTGCGGCTGGTGGCTGGCAGGGGACCCTGCGAGGGGAGAGTGGAGGTGAAGCTGCGGGGACACTGGGGCACGGTGGCAGATGACTCCTGGGACATGGAGGATGCCGAGGTGGTGTGCCAGCAGATGGGCTGCGGCTCGGCCGCTAGTGCCTATCACAGCTCCGAGTCTAGCCAAACAGATGGTCTCGTCAGCTTAGCTGTTGTCGACTGTGATGGAAATGAGAAGGCCCTGTGGGACTGCAAGATTCAAGGCTGGGGACCCTATATCAGACCTACCAACTACAAGAGGGCTGTGGTCTGCCAAG GGTTCTCCCGTCTGACCGGAGGGGCCGGCGCCTGCTCGGGGCGGCTGGAGGTGCGGCAGGGCCGGGCCTGGGCCACCGTCTGCCACGGCCACGTGGACCTCAAGGCCGCCCAGGTggtctgcagggagctgggctgcggCACGGCAGTGGCCGTCCCCAGTGCCGGCCATTTTGGGGCAGCAACGGGGCCGCTCTGGGACAGCGCCTTTGAGTGCAACGGCAGCGAGCCACTCCTCGCCAAATGCGCCCGGAGGCCAAGCAACAACCAGTCCTGTGCTGGACCCGCTTCTGTCGTCTGCTCAC CCTACACCGGTTTCCGTTTGGCGGATGGCGGCTCGGGCTGCGCCGGGCGGGTGGAGGTGGAGGCgcaggggacatggggacccCTGTGTGCCACCGCCTGGGACCTGCCCGACGCCCACGTCCTGTGCCGCCACCTGGGctgcggccccgccgcctccctgCCCCCAGGAGGCCACTTTGGGACGGGCACGGCGACGGGGCCGCTGCAGCGCGAGGCCCTGAGCTGCAGCGGGAGCGAGCGGCACCCGGGCGAGTGCCCCGTGGCGGTGCTGGGGGAGCCCGCCTGC CCCCCTGGCCATGCCGCCGCCGTCAACTGCTCAG GCGCCGCTGAGCCCCTGCGGCTGCTGGACGGGGAGAGCCGGTGCGACGGGCGGCTGGACGTGGCCACGCGCCCCGGGGCCTGGGCCAGTGTCTCTGCGGGGCCGTGGGACGACCGAGCTGCCTCCGTGGCGTGCCGGCAGCTGGGCTGCGGTGTGCCAGAGAAGGTCTACGCTGTGCCGGCCGCCAGCTGGGGCCctgtggagctgcaggagctgcggTGTGCTGGCACCGAGGAGCGCCTGGCGCAGTGCAACGCCTCGGGGCCTGCCGCAGCGCCCAGCCACAGCCCCACAGAGGCGGCCGTTGCCTGCTCAG GCAGCCGGCGGCTGAGGCTGGCGGGCGGCCCCGGGCGCTGCGCCGGCAGGGTGGAGGTGTACACCGAGGGCACCTGGGGCAGCGTCTGCCAGGACGCCTGGGACCTGCCAGATGCCGACGTCGTGTGCCGCCAGCTGGGGTGCGGGCGGGCCCGGGAGGCGCCCGGCTCTGAGCGCTTCGGGCCCGGCGTGGGGACGCTGTGGCCGGGTGCCGGGGGCTGCTCGGGGACGGAGGCGGCTCTCTGGGACTGCCCAGCCCCGGCACGGCGTGGCTGCCGCCGGGGCGGTGGTGCCGCTGCCGTGTGCTCAG GGCTGCTGCGTctggcgggggggcagcagcagctgcagcggGCACCTGGAGGTGCTGCGCGAGGGGACGTGGGGCCGCGTGTGCGCCAACGGCACCAGCCCCGCCACAGCTGCCGTTGTCTGCCGCCAGCTGGGCTGTGGCACCGGGGGGAGGCTGGCGGCCGTCCCCGCAGAGGGCTCGGTCCGCGcctggctgggctgggtgcaATGCCAGGAGGGGGCCCCCCTCGCTCTGGCGCTGCCCCTCGGCGCCCTGGCACCTGCAGTCCTGCGGCCCCACCGGGGTCACCCACATCGCCTGTGATGAGGACACCGAGGAGACGAGCGGGGCCACCACCACTCCAGG TCCCTGCAGGTGTCACCAGCAGCGTTGCCCCACTGACAGCAGTGTCGGGGAGCGTGCCGGTGCCCACGGTCCTGTGCGTGCTCCTGGGGACGTTGctgggcctggccctggcagccctggctgtgcaggCACACCGCGCACGGGTGCAACGCCGAG ACCCCATCAGAGCCAAGGATGCCGGCTCTGAGGTTGTGTACGAGGAGCTGGATTACAGCCTGATGCCCGAGTACCAGGAGGTGCCCAGCCACACAG GCTCCCTGTCCAAGGGCTCAGGCATGAAGCTGCAGGACGAGAACTGGGATAGTaacgaggaggaggagagcaagcctggagcagccccag CACTCCCGGCCCAGCCCGGACACGGCCCCCCCGGATGGCTACGACGATGCTGCGGCCGTGCCAGAGGAGCCCCCCCGCTCCCCACGGCGGGGACGCCCCAGAGCAGTCCCACGGGGACACGGGCTATGACGACGTTGACGTCagcaccctggggacagcgCCGTGAGGAGGCCCTGGGGACACGGCTGCAAGAGGGGCTCCGGCCCCAGGGAGGGGTGGCCCTGCCCATGGGGGGGCACCcgtccctgcccagccctcagCACGCTGCAGAAACGGCTCCATCGGCCCGCCCGCACCCGTGGCCCAACGTCACGCCAGGGTCCTTGTGA